The DNA region tttcattaaaattggtgatgctggaagtatttaaaaaaatctgtggttatgtctttttcaatttgacagCTGGTCGCAtacggttcaatttttttcagaaatgattgacaaattccctctatccgtcgaaacggcgtcccagccgtcatattagcatctctctgctTTAGAACCTGGCTTAGAAGATGAAAAAATTGAGGGTATGATCGAAAATGATGTTTAGTTGAAATTCCCTCAGAAGAGAGTAATTTCTGAGTAAttcttgttgtaaaaaaaattatgttagtTTTACACAAGACAATTACACCGCGAAAATTACATCATCTCAGCAGCGTTGTGTCGGTAGACTCGGTAGCCTTCTATAATAATCACAcaatcaaaaaagtttttcaaaatttttcgtaggactctagtacaatttttcctttttcttttcttctactGCTGGTAAATGTCAAAACATAACCTTTCTCTACATCACACCGTATTTGACTCAATACAAGCAGTTGTTTATTGtgatgaaatatttgttaagATTTGTGATTGTTTATCGTACAGTTTAAGTCAATCGTTATACATTGTTGATTACTGCTTCTTCACCATAGCAATGTGGATTTTAAGCAGAGTTAATAATGGTATGTAACAATCGTGTGCGTATAAAAATGAGCGAGAGATTCAAgcttaattttaatgtttcagAAGACAAAGTCTACCTCCTTTGTGATAAGCCCCATTACACGGTGGGTCGAAACAAGACATGTGACATTGTCGGCGAACAGACTCAATCGTCGTTGGGTAGATTTCATGCCACTCTTCATCCCTATGAAGATCGTGTAGAAATTATCGACACCGAGTCAAAATACGGCACCTATATCAACGagcaaattaattcaaatgtaCGAATTGATCCGAAAGTACCGGTTCTACTGAAGGACGGTGACACCATACGATTTGGATTCATTGATTTTACGTGGAAGCTGGAGAAAGTGGATATTGTCGTTCTGACTTCAACATTGAACGAGCGTGAGAAAAATAACTTGAAAAGAGACATTACCACTCTGGGCGGTCAATTTGTCGATCAATGGTCGGACACTTGTACTCATCTGGTCGTGAAAAGTTTGACACTAACTGTGAAAGTGTTGCAAGGCTTGTGTCATGCCATTCCAATTGTTAAACCGATTACTTCAGAGCTATGTTGTCGTCCATTCGTAGTAACGGTACTATGCCCAAAGTGGAAATGTTTCAACCAGCTATTGTGGAGCGTGTGGGTGGAAACACCTGGTCGATGGAGGCGAACATTGACCGAAAACGGTTATTCGTTGGAAAAACATTCGTTTTCATGAACAGCAGACAAATGGAAACGTTCAAAGGCATCATTGAATGTGCCATGGGAAAATGTTCATCGCTCGATACGAAAAAGTGGCAACGAAGGAGCCTCGTTAATCCAGGGGTAATTGTGATAAGTGATTCATCGGGCTCAACCCAGAGTCAAGTAGCTGTGCAAACtgcgaatgaattgaacgatttTTTGATATCAAAAGGAAGTCGGATGGTTCCGGACTCGGAAATCAGTCTTGCCATTTTACACTGTTCGCTGAATAAATTCTGCAATCCTAACCACACGTTGAAAGATAATTTCGAAAGCAAGCCTCGAACGGTTCCGTCTAAATTGTTAGCTAACGATACACCAGCTAATCAAAATGGATGTTCTGCAACACCATCGACAAGTTCTATAAATGTACCTGAGACAATCGACCAGCCGAATACACTGGCATCAACTGTTCCCAGTAATTCCGAAATAATTGAACTAATggatgacgatgatgatgcCATGTTAATACAGAGTGTCGATTTTGCCATGTCGATGGAAGAGGTTAACAATAAAAAGCGGAAGAATTCAAGTGACATCGAAGAACGGTCGGTAAAAAAACGGAATTTGAACAAGAGCGCTGAGTCAGACGCTCTTTCGGACGAAAATAGTGCGCCGGATGAAAGTTCTGCATCGAGCAAGAGAGGCTCGACGGACAAAAGTGTTGCATCGACCACCAAAGCCAGCCAGAGCTCGGATATTCCACAGCGCAGTACGAGATCCGCTTCAAAAATCCAAAGTTTCTCGAAGACAAAACATGGAATCGAAAGTCCAATAGAAGGAATGAAGAACCAAAGCGCTAAGCTGAGTACTGCATCGACCACAAAAGGTCTGCTGGATAAAAACACTGCACCGGATGAAAGTGCTACATCGAGCAAGAGAGATTCGTCGGACAAGAGTCTTGCATCGGCAACCAGATCGAACCAGAGCTTGGATATTCCACAGCGCAGTGCGAGATCCGCTTCAAAGATCCAAAATTTCTCAACGACTGAACATGTAACCGAAAGCCGAAAAGAAGTTATAGAAGGAAGGGATAGTCTGAGCTCTAAGCCGAGTTTTACAACTaaaaacacaaacaatcaacatACGCGTACTGTCCAACAAAGTGGAAATAAACGTGATTCTACGGAGAAAAACTCCGAAACTTTTCCTACAGAAATCTCAATTATCCAAGGAAGTCAAATGCAATCACGTGCCGCAAATAATTCCCAGCCAAAGTGGACATCAACTCAAATCGATACACCCTCGAAGCGTAAACGAACCGCTCATCGTGGTCCAACCTCAAGCATTTTTGGCGGCAATGATTCGGATAGCGACGATGATCTATTCAAATTCAACAACGAACCATCAGTGAAAAAGTCACGACCAGCCAAAGGCAGTGACTCAGATTCTGATGATAATCGAAATTATCCTCGATCAAGCGGACCAGTTGCACCAATTCCGATGCTACCACCCATGCCCATCACACAACCTCAGTCTCAAATTGCACCAGATAGTTGGTTGAGCAGACCAGCACTGACACAAACATTCACAGGCAACACAACTATCCGTTCAAGGCCAAGGAAACGAAATGATCGCGCCGACAAGGCGAAATCGAACAATGTTTCAACTGGATGGCAAATTGGCCAGTTTTGCATTTCGACTCCTCCCGTTCCGATACCGACTCAAGGCTGGTGCTCAAAGGATACCATAAAATCGGCGAGTTTGGAGAATGATATGAAGCAGGAGGATTCGAAAGGGAAGTCTATGCTGGAAGCATCTAATGATTCTCTCAAATGTGGTATTCAAGTGATCACTAAGAGTATGAATTTGATGAGTACCAGCGGTAAAGTGTTCAAGGTGAGTAGTTTGTCGATGATaacagtaaaacaaaaattacaaaaattatttccgcTTTTCCTTTACATTTCCACAGAAGCAGAGCTTCATCGTGCCATCagaaattataaaaactacaaaaaTCTACGAATTTTGATCAGCGAATTGCTCAAAAATTCGTCCTATTTTTTTGCGaagttaattttcatttatcaaatAAATTCTCGTTTACTCTTTAATAAGTTGACGCCTTTAACTTACCACAAAACTTTGGTCATTTGAAGCCGCCTCCCGCTGCACTTGGAAACTACTACAACCAAGGTTTGTTTAgatatgaaaagtgaccaaaatatttattttccacGTAAGTTTGTTCAATATTCCTCAAAATGTATAGTATAACagtacaaaatataaaaacttaaTCCCAATCTTCATCTGACGATGCTACTTGGCGTGGAAGCGCATCAACACAATTGGCGGGCATGTCGTCTTCTTCGTCACTTTCCGTGTCCATCGGTTTAATGAGAAAGACATCATCCTCGTCGATTGTGTAGTTATTTTACGCATAACGTATCTGCAAGACACATTCGATTGAATCTTCTTGTTCGAATTGACTCGACGGCTTTACAGAAACAGTAAAGTGCAAACGTAAGATGAACGGCGGAAGCTTACCTGAACTCGTTTATATCCGAAGTAAATTTGTATACCAATTCGAATATTCGCTTGACAGGAACTTTTATAATATCGTTGTCGGCATCATAGTGATCATCATTCAAGTTCATATAGCGACTGAGATGGAAACAGGCTTCATCGAAAATCTTCTGCTCCTGAGATCTGTCGTCCATATTCTTTGGATAAATGCAAGTAGTGACCAATCTGTAACTTTCCATATCGATATGTGTTGTGGCCATGTCAACAATCATTTCTTCGACTTCATCACTTATAGAGCGGTTGATATCATCTGTAGTAGATTTTCTGATGCACTTTCTTTATTAATGATGACATGTTCTGTTAAAACCGATTCGCTTTGAATTTTCATAACTTGTGGCAGGTCAAGCTGGTTGCTGTTATAGGAAAATCCCTCAGCTGTGGTGTCACCACAGCCATTCGACGTTAGGTCGTAAAAATCGCAACGAACAAATAAGGCCATTTGACTGCAACATCCCAGATGTTCAGTGCCGTCAGGTCCAGGACCAATGCCGTAAAAAGCAACTTTATAATCTGGAAATCGTGTACATATGTTGTAGGCCCTGTGGATGAATGAATGTATAATTGGTGGAATGCATAGCAGGTCGACATCTACAATCGAGTCTTACCAGTCTTCGAATTGCTCACGCGTCCATTCAAATTTGTGGTCGTCGTGGCGAAATTTTTCTGTCATATTGAACAGAACATTGCACTCTGAATTGGGAGTCGTGAACAGGGCAACTTTTGGTTTCATGAAGCCGAAAATATTGTAGGGTACATTTTCAATGGTTTCCGGGTAAAGATGTTCGATTCTATTGATGTGTAAGAAAATACAATGGTATTAGTAACTAGAACATCCAACATAACGAGATGGAAATTTGTTGTTGAACGTTTGAACATTGCAGAAGTTGGGAGCTTGGGCAAATCAAGTCGAATCACTAATGTCTTGCTGTACTTTTCGCATTCTCATTATTACATTTCATTGCTGTGAGAGTTCACTCATCATAAGCAATGATTACGGTGATGtttcgaccaaaatttggtcgactaaaaaattttcaaagtagTCTCATCTAGCCTTGGCTAGATGttgaaacaacatttttggtCGACCAAAAATTCGTCgattttttgcattttgctTGTGTTTTCCTCTATAAgaataaacaacattttttggtCGACCAAATTTGGTCGTTTACTGAAGGATTCGAAAGAATTCAAATGTTAAGCGAAATCGGCCAAAATTTCGTCGACCAAAATTTGGTCGTTTACTGAAGGGTTCAGAAGAATTCACCGTTCAAGAagaattcaacgttaaaattaattattttccaaatgatgaattttaacgtttaaattaattattttccaaatgatgaatttcaacgttaaaattaattattttccaaatgatgaatttaacgtttaaaattaattattttccaaatgatgaatttcaacgtttaaattaataattttccaaatgatgaatttcaacgtttaaattaattattttccaaatgatgaattttaacgtttaaattaattattttccaaatgatgaatttcaacgtttaaattaattattttccaaatgatgaatttcaacggtttaaattaattattttccaaattgatgaattttcaacgtttaaattaattattttccaaatgatgaattttcaacgtttaaattgattattttccaaatgatgaatttcaacgtttaaattgattattttccaaatgatgaatttcaacgtttaaattaattattttccaaatgatgaattttaacgtttaaattaattattttccaaatgatgaatttcaacgtttaaatttttaattattttcaacgaaattaattttccaaatgatgaattttaacgtttaaattaattattttccaaatgatgaatttcaacgtttaaatttattattttccaaatgatgaatttcaacgtttaaattaattattttccaaatgatgaattttaacgtttaaattaattattttccaaatgatgaatttcaacgtttaaattgattattttccaaatgatgaatttcaacgtttaaattaattattttccaaatgatgaattttaacgtttaaattaattattttccaaatgatgaatttcaacgtttaaattgattattttccaaatgatgaatttcaacgtttaaattaattattttccaaatgatgaattttaacgtttaaattattattttccaaatgatgaatttcaacgtttaaattaattattttccaaatgatgaattttcaacgtttaaattaattattttccaaatgatgaatttcaacgtttaaattaattattttccaaatgatgaatttcaaacgtttaaattgattattttccaaatgatgaatttcaacgtttaaattaattattttccaaatgatgaatttcaacgttaaataataaattgaatttaacgttattccaaatgatgaatttcaacgtttaaattaattattttccaaatgatgaatttcaacgtttaaattaattattttccaaatgatatgaaattattcaaacgttttaaaattaattattttccaaatgatgaatttcaacgttttgtttttaaacttaattattttccaaatgaatgaatttcaacgtttaaattaattattttccaaatgatgaattttcaacgtttaaaattaattattttccaaatgatgaattttaacgtttaaattaattattttccaaatgatgaattttcaacgtttaaattaattattttccaaatgatgaatttcgttaaattaattatttccaacaTGAtgattttaacgtttaaattattattttccaaatgatgaatttcaacgtttaaattaattatttaccaaatgatgaatttcaacgtttaaattaattattttccaaatgatgaattttaacgtttaaattaattattttccaaatgatgaatttcaacgtttaaattgattattttccaaatgattgaatttcaacgttttaaattaattattttccaaatgatgaattttaacgtttaaattaattattttccaaatgatgaatttcaacgtttaaattaattattttccaaatgatgaatttcaacgtttaaattaattattttccaaatg from Bradysia coprophila strain Holo2 unplaced genomic scaffold, BU_Bcop_v1 contig_597, whole genome shotgun sequence includes:
- the LOC119083377 gene encoding LOW QUALITY PROTEIN: nibrin-like (The sequence of the model RefSeq protein was modified relative to this genomic sequence to represent the inferred CDS: inserted 1 base in 1 codon), with amino-acid sequence MWILSRVNNEDKVYLLCDKPHYTVGRNKTCDIVGEQTQSSLGRFHATLHPYEDRVEIIDTESKYGTYINEQINSNVRIDPKVPVLLKDGDTIRFGFIDFTWKLEKVDIVVLTSTLNEREKNNLKRDITTLGGQFVDQWSDTCTHLVVKSLTLTVKVLQGLCHAIPIVKPXYFRAMLSSIRSNGTMPKVEMFQPAIVERVGGNTWSMEANIDRKRLFVGKTFVFMNSRQMETFKGIIECAMGKCSSLDTKKWQRRSLVNPGVIVISDSSGSTQSQVAVQTANELNDFLISKGSRMVPDSEISLAILHCSLNKFCNPNHTLKDNFESKPRTVPSKLLANDTPANQNGCSATPSTSSINVPETIDQPNTLASTVPSNSEIIELMDDDDDAMLIQSVDFAMSMEEVNNKKRKNSSDIEERSVKKRNLNKSAESDALSDENSAPDESSASSKRGSTDKSVASTTKASQSSDIPQRSTRSASKIQSFSKTKHGIESPIEGMKNQSAKLSTASTTKGLLDKNTAPDESATSSKRDSSDKSLASATRSNQSLDIPQRSARSASKIQNFSTTEHVTESRKEVIEGRDSLSSKPSFTTKNTNNQHTRTVQQSGNKRDSTEKNSETFPTEISIIQGSQMQSRAANNSQPKWTSTQIDTPSKRKRTAHRGPTSSIFGGNDSDSDDDLFKFNNEPSVKKSRPAKGSDSDSDDNRNYPRSSGPVAPIPMLPPMPITQPQSQIAPDSWLSRPALTQTFTGNTTIRSRPRKRNDRADKAKSNNVSTGWQIGQFCISTPPVPIPTQGWCSKDTIKSASLENDMKQEDSKGKSMLEASNDSLKCGIQVITKSMNLMSTSGKVFKKQSFIVPSEIIKTTKIYEF